AAAATTTCAACCGGATGCTGGCCGGCTTTCACGCCATGGACCAACATTTCCTGACCGCGCCCCTGAATAAAAACATGCCGGTGATCATGGCCCTGCTGGGAATATGGTATAATAATTTTTTCAACGCGCAAACCCAGGCCGTTCTGCCCTACTCCCAGTATCTGGCGCGTTTCCCGGCTTATCTCCAGCAGGCGGACATGGAAAGCAACGGCAAGAGCATCGCCCGAAACGGGAAAAAAGTCCGTTGGCAGACCGGGCCGATAATCTGGGGCGAGCCCGGCACCAACGGCCAGCACGCGTTTTACCAGCTTCTGCACCAGGGCACGAAACTGGTCCCGGCCGATTTCATCGGGTTTGGCAGGCCCGTTGAAGAACTCGGCGAACACCATGCCATGCTTATGGCCAATTTCTTTGCCCAGACCGAAGCGCTGGCGTTCGGCAAGACCGCGGGCGAGTTGGCCGCGGAAAAAATTGCGGCCGGATTGATTCCGCACAGGACTTTTGAGGGCAACCGGCCGACCAACACTATTTTGGCCGCAAGGCTTAATCCGGCCGCGCTCGGCAAGCTGATCGCTCTTTACGAACATAAAATATTCACCCAGGGCGCAATCTGGAACATTTATCCCTTTGACCAGTGGGGCGTCCAGCTCGGCAAGGAGCTGGCCGGGAAAATACTGCCGGAATTGCAGGTTGCGCGGCCGGCAAAACTCAAGCATGATTCTTCCACCAATGCGCTCATTAAACGTTTCCGGGCAATGCAAAAAAAATGACCCGCAAAGTCGGCATCAGGCTTTACATGGAGTTTGAACACAACCGCCGCCTGCTGGAGGGTATTCTGCATTATATCCGGGGCGGCGCGCAGTGGCAGATTGCCGCCAACCCGTTTGCCAGCCACCATTGGCCGGAAATTTTAAAGCAATGCGACGGCGCCATTCTCCAGGTCTATGAAAAGCCGCTGGCCACAGTCGTCAACCAGATGGATATACCCATGGTCAGCGTGGTTAACAGCGCTTTCACGCCGGGATTACCGGCGATTATCAACGACGACTTTGCCGTAGGAAAAATGGCGGCCGAATACTTGCTGGGATTAAACTGCCGGGCTTTCGGCTTTGTCGGATTCTACCACCCCAGAGAATGGTCGCATGAAAGGGGAATCGGCTTTGCCGAAGGCCTTAAAAAATCCGGGGTGGCATGCCGTTCATTATCGCCGCCCGGGACCGGGCGGACGCCTTTTAAATATTTATGGACGGCGGCGGGTTTGAAGAAATGGCTGAAATCATTGCCGCCGCGCACGGGCATATTCGCCGCCACTGATTTTGTGGGCGTTATGGTCATTGACGCCTGCCGCGAACTCGGCCTGGCCGTGCCGGAAGATATGGGCGTCATCGGCGTTGACAACAACGTCATGCTCTGCGAAATGGCTTCCGTGCCGCTGACCAGCATCGCCACCGATGCGCCCCGGCTGGGATTTGAAGCCGCGCAAATGCTTGATCTGATGATGAAGGGCAAAGAACCGCGCCCGCGCCGGATAAAACTGCCGCCGCTTGATATTGTCATCCGCCGGTCAACCGAATTTTTTGCGATTGACGATCCGGTCCTGGCAAAAGCCATGCAGTTCATTGCCGCCAATTGCCAGAAACACATCGGCGTGGAGGATGTGCTCAAAGCCGCGCCGTTACTGTGCCGGCGCAACCTTGAACGGCGGTTCCGGGACAAACTATCCAGTTCAATTCATGCGGCCATTATCCGCGCCCGGATTGACCGGACCAAAAGACTGCTGGCTGAAACCAACCGGGGGATAAACCTCGTGGCGGAACAGGCCGGTTTCTCCGACGCAAAAAAATTAAACGGGCACTTCCGCAAAGCCACGGGACTCACGCCCACCGCCTACCGGAAAAAATGTTCCCTGCCATGATCAACCGGACCGGGCAATCGCCGGGAGGGATGCTTCCTCGCGGATCCGCGTGGAAATTCTTGTCAACCTTGGCTTTTCCCGGCCCTCAAGCCAGGCAAACACGCGCGCGAGCATGGCCTCGTGCGGAACGACCACGGCAGTCAAGGGCACTTCAAAATATAAACTTTCAGGCAGACCGTCCCAGGAAATAAAAGCCAGTTGTCCGGGAACGCGCACTCCCTTTTCACGGAGACGATGAATCATCCCAGCGGCGACCCGGTCGTCATTAACATAAACGGCCTTTGGCAGGCCATGACGCGCAAAGGAAAGGAGGCGTTCCGCGGCAAGCTCCCCCCGTTTGAAAAGCGGCGTCAAACCATCGGACGCCAATTCATAAAATTCCGCCCGGATCCCGCCGCGCGGATAATATTTTTCCGGGATGGTCTCAAAAAAGCCTTTGGGCAGTATCAGCCGCTTGTATCCCGCCGCAATCATGAAATCAAGGGCCTGTTTCCGGGCGCGGGCGCGGTCAAAACCGACGACAGCGCTTTTTCCGGACAACAAAAGCGCATCGGGATTGACGGCCGGGAAGGGAAAGTCATAGAGCATGCAGGCGGCGCGGGGAACGCTTCCGAAGAATCTGACCCATGAACCAAGATTGTCTTTGTTGATGCCGGCGGAAAAAACTATCAGCTTCTCAACTCTGTATATCTTCAGAAATTGAACCGTGTCCGCCATGTTGTCATTGCCGAACGGCAGGACGATATAAGTTTTGCGGGTTTGTTCCAACCTCTCAACCAGGCTGAAAAAAGCGTTTTTATGATGATCCACCGGCCGCGCCGGGATAAGCACGGCAATTTCCTTCACCGTTTTGCCCCGCAGGGCCAGGCCCAGCAGGTTCGGCCGGAAACCGACCTCGCGGACATAGTCCAGGACTTTTTCGGCGGTAGCGCGGGAAATCCCCCGCGCCGCCCAGCGGTCGTTCAGAATATACGAGACCGTGACGCGGGAAAGACCGAAACGTTCCGCGATTTCGCTCACTTTTCCGGGCGTTTCAGGTCGGCTGCGTTTTTTTGCGCTTTTTTTCATTTCCTTGCTTGACACATGTAGCAAGACAGAATATCCTTTCTTTATACATGTAGCATACCATTATGGCAAGAAGTGTCAAGCGGCGGGAAATCGAAGGAAGAAACGCCCATGCAAACCAAAATAATAAACGTCGGCAAATATCAACCGGTTGATTTCCATAATCATGTCCGAATGCAGGCTGGGAAATTGAACCGCGCAAACGCCCGGACGGTTTTAGAGGCGGCGGAAAAGCTCGGCATTGACAAAATCTGCGTTTCCTGTCCGCTGACGGGCGATTCGCCCGCGCCGGACGAATTCCATGCCGGCAACGACGCGGTTCTGGAGGCCATGGCCATGTCAAAGCGTTTTCGCGGATTCTGTTTCCTGAATCCGGGCCACGCCCGCGAAAGCCTTGCCGAAATGGAGCGCTGTATTGTCCGCAAAGGCATGCTGGGAGTAAAATTATATCACCAGTATTTCATCTGCGATCCGGCCCTGACGCCCGTCATGGAATATGCCGCGCAACTCGGGATTCCCGTGCTGATGCACGCCGGCAAGGCGACTGATTCCGTCACGCAAAAACTCCAGCCGCGCTTCAGCCACGCCGGCCATTTTCTGAAGGCGCTGAAAATGTTTCCGGAAACAATCCTGGTTCAGGGACATATCGGCGGCGGCGGCGACTGGGAATGGAATCTGCGGACGCTGGAGGCCTTGCCGCCGGAGGCGAAGTATTTCCTGGACACCAGCGGCTCGGTGATTGACGCCGGCATGGTTAATAAAACCGTCAAAACCATCGGCGAAGACCGGGCTTTATTTGCCACCGATATGTCGTTTGAGGAAGGAATCGGGAAAATTATTGACGCGGATTTGTCGGACAAACAACTCCAAAAAATATTTTCCGGAAATTTTCATCAAATCCTGTCGGAACGGAGAGTAAAATGATTTTTGACGCCAACACCGCCGCCGGCCACTGGCCTTTCCGCAAAGTCCCGCATGAAAACATTTCCGATTTGAAGCGTCTTTTGAAATCCAGGGGAATAACCGGCGCGGCGGTGGCCAACACGAACGGCTTATTTTACAACAACTGCCATGACGCCAATCTGGAGCTGGCCGAAGCGCTGGCCGGCCATTCCGCTTTTTTTGCGGGCGTGGCCACCCTGAATCCGCTCTATGCCGCCTGGGAAAAAGATTTGGCTGACTGCGCGAAAAAACTGGGCATGAAAGCCCTGCGCATGACGCCGCAATATCATAATTATGACCTGACGTCCCCGGAAGCGCCGGCGATGCTTTCCGCCGCCACGGCGCTCGGCCTGCCGGTCTTCATTCCCGCCCGGGTTGTTGACGTCCGCGGCCGGAACTGGATGGACACGGAACGGGTTTTGAGCGTGGATGAAATTGGAAATTTTTCGCTTGCCGTCCCGAAGGCGCGCATCGTGGTCACCGAAAGCGCGGTATCGCCGGAAGAACTGATCACGCCGGATAAAAAATTGAAATACCCCGGCCTTTATTTTGAAATCTCACGCCTGCGCTCAGCCAACGGACAGGCGATAGCCGCCCTGGCCGGGACAATCGGGGCAAAGAGCCTGCTCTTCGGCAGCGGCGCGCCTCTCAAGGAGGTTACCCCCGCGCTCCTCAAATTGAAGCACGCGGCGCTCGCCCCGAAGGAAAAGGCCGCGATTGCCTGGCAAAACGCCGCGCGGATTTTGAAACTGCCTTTGAATTAAATGTTGCAGGGTGTGGAACTGATGGTCGAGCTGGCCGGCAAGATCGCCTGAGTCGCCGGCGGAATGAAACGCATCCTGCCGCCAACGGAGACAGCGCATTTCTGGAGTGGATAGCACACGCGGCACGGGAAACAATAATAACAGTAACCGTGCATTCTCCGCGGGGTGTATATGCGCGAAAGCAAATCAATCTTTAATGTGCAGCGGGACGCATACCCATTGCGGTCCGAGTGTCCGCACCGAGGACATCGATCGGCATGGCGGGATCGATCATGAATATGTTCACCGGGCGATCATGATCATGGCCAGCACGGCATCCATCGCCTGGAAATACCGCTATCCGGCTCGGCTGAACTTCGGAATCGGTCAGTGCAATTTCGCGGTCAGCCGCCGCAAGCCCGATCCGGAAAACATTGGTCGGGCGCTTTGGGCGCCGGACCCGCAAGGTCCGCATGACCACGAGGTATCGGTGCTGACTATCGAGTCGCTCGATGGTGTTGTCCGCGGCGTCTTTTTCAATTACGCCTGCCACCCCACAAGCCGCGGCGGACTGCTCATCGGCGGCGATTATCCGGGTTTTGCCTATGACCGCATCCAGGAAGCGTTTGACAATGCCCAACCTTGTTTTCTCCAGGGCTGCGGGGCTGATCAGAAACCGATTCCGGCTGACCCGCATGCGGCTTCATTCCCCGCACCATCGAACAGACGCGGGATATCGGCAATCAGCTCGGCGATGCCGTGATTCAAACCGTCAGGGACGGAAATCTTCAGCCAGTCACCGGCCGTTTTGTCGAGGAGACGGAAGACCGAATCAATGAAACGATCGCGGACATGCTGGATATACGGAAAACAGACGATTTACAGGAGGATCGAAAGGACGTATGAATGTAAATGTTAAAAGGTTGAGGAAATCCTGGCCAAGGCCCGGCGCTTGGTATATCCCGAGCTAATTGTAAAAAACTTTAATAATAAACTTGAATTTATAATGCTTATTTGGATAATAACAACATTATGACTGCTACTCTTGAAAGATTGACAAAGGAAATTCAAACGCTTCCGGCGGATGAATTGGATGAATTCCTGTCCTGGCTTGCGAAATTTGAGGCTGAACAAATGGATGCGTGGGATAAAGAAATCAAACAGGATTCCATGCCGGAAGGCCGCCTCAAGTCTGTCGTTAACCGTGTTCACAGAGATATTGCCGCCGGAAGGACAAAACCACTTGATGAAATCCTCGACAACTCCTGACTTCTGGGAGTCGTATAATACTCTTCCGCCAGGCGTTAAGGCTATGGCCAGGCGCGCATACCGAATATGGAAGACAAATCCAAGACATCCCTCCTTATGTTTCAAGAAAGTCGGAAACCTCTGGTCCATCAGGATCACTGGCGGATACCGGGCGCTTGCTATCCACCACGAAGAAACTTTTTTCTGGTTTTGGATCGGTAATCACGATGAATATATGCGTCTCATCAGGACATGATCTCAAACTTTTTAATTTTGACTTATCGCGGAGATACAACTATTTACTCACGCCGTATTTTTTATAAGACCGGATAAAATTCTGCGAATTGGAATACCCGCACCGGCGCGCAACCTCCTTGACGCGCAATTCGCCGGCTGCCAGCAGCATGCGGGCGTGGCTCATGCGGTATTGCAGGTAATATGCCCGCGCCGACATCCCCGCAAGTTTTCTGAAATACGCCGTGAAGGAGCGGCGGCTCATGTTGAGTTGGGCGGCCATGCGGTTGATTCCGGGATATCGGAAAGGCGGCATGCGCAATTGTTCCAGTATGTCTTTGAATCCGGCCTGTTCAGACCGGCTGCGCGCGGCGATTTGACCCCGCGGTTCGGGCGCCTCGTCAAGCTCAAGGAGGTCCGCCAGCAGAACTCCCAGCAAGGCGTGTTTCCGCAGTGAACATCTTTTCGGCGGAACGCTGTGGCAGAGACGGGTCAGTTGACCGAATATTCTGAGCGTATTGCGGCTCAGACGGCGGGCGGCAATTGCGCGCGGGAATATTTCGGCAACCGGTCCGTCGCAGTTGATGTGCAGAAAATAAATGGTATAGGGGGTTTTAACGTCCGCACGGTATTTGTGTATTTCGTTGGGATAAACGACATGGACCAGACCCGGCCGCAGATTGTATTTCCGCCCGCCCGCGAGACACGCGCCTTTGCCGCGGACAGTATAAGTGATATGCCAGCGGTCGGGATGCAGATGCAGATTGGTCTGTTCGCCGGGCGAGGCTGCAAAATGGTTGGCCGTAACGGAGAAAATGTCCGCCTGCAACTCCTTGAAAAGCGCCATGCGCTCCGTGCTGTCTGCCCGAAATGATTGCATATTTGCCCTCTATGATTATTGATATTCCGGAGAAAATCAAGTAGTATTTGATTCAAAACCAGTTTTAACAGAGGGAAAATCCATGTGTCAGGATAAAGGCAATCTTGTCAAACTTGACGGCGCCGCTCCGCAAGAACAGGCTTGCGGCCGGATCGGATTTGACCTGACGCGCGGTTCTCCGCGGAATAAAATATTAATCACGACGAAAATAATTCATGATCATTGATATTCATACCCATATACCCGCAAAGAAGGTCGGTAAAATCCTGGCCGAGGTTCACCGATTGGGCATTTCCAAAGTGGTCAATTTGGGCACGGGATATCCCAGCACAACACCGGAACAGGTCGCGGCTTCCAACAATGAAACCATGCGGCTGGCCCGTCAATACCCGGCCGCGATCATCGGCTTTTGCTTCCTGAACCCGAACCACGAAAAAAGTTTCCTCTTGAAGGAAATCACCCGTTGCGTGGAAAAAGGAAATCTGAAGGGCATCAAACTGTGGGTGGCCGTAAACGCGCGCAGTAAAAAGCTGGATCCGATCATGGAAGCCTGCGCAGGGTTGAATATTCCAGTATTGCATCACGCCTGGCACAAGACCGTCGGCAAAGCGCTGGATGAATCCAGCCCCGCGGATATCGCCGATTTGGCCGGCCGCCATCCCAAAACAAAAATCATCATGGCGCATATGACCGGCTGCGGTCCGCGCGGCATCCTGGATATCCGGCCCTGCCCCAACGTATATGTTGACACCTCCGGCTCCCAGCCGTTTGCGGGAATGGT
Above is a genomic segment from Kiritimatiellia bacterium containing:
- a CDS encoding amidohydrolase family protein; protein product: MIIDIHTHIPAKKVGKILAEVHRLGISKVVNLGTGYPSTTPEQVAASNNETMRLARQYPAAIIGFCFLNPNHEKSFLLKEITRCVEKGNLKGIKLWVAVNARSKKLDPIMEACAGLNIPVLHHAWHKTVGKALDESSPADIADLAGRHPKTKIIMAHMTGCGPRGILDIRPCPNVYVDTSGSQPFAGMVEYAVEKLGAERILYGSDAPIRDFSCQLGRIYGAKISRHDRELILGLNAKKLLQL
- a CDS encoding amidohydrolase family protein; translated protein: MQTKIINVGKYQPVDFHNHVRMQAGKLNRANARTVLEAAEKLGIDKICVSCPLTGDSPAPDEFHAGNDAVLEAMAMSKRFRGFCFLNPGHARESLAEMERCIVRKGMLGVKLYHQYFICDPALTPVMEYAAQLGIPVLMHAGKATDSVTQKLQPRFSHAGHFLKALKMFPETILVQGHIGGGGDWEWNLRTLEALPPEAKYFLDTSGSVIDAGMVNKTVKTIGEDRALFATDMSFEEGIGKIIDADLSDKQLQKIFSGNFHQILSERRVK
- a CDS encoding amidohydrolase family protein, with amino-acid sequence MIFDANTAAGHWPFRKVPHENISDLKRLLKSRGITGAAVANTNGLFYNNCHDANLELAEALAGHSAFFAGVATLNPLYAAWEKDLADCAKKLGMKALRMTPQYHNYDLTSPEAPAMLSAATALGLPVFIPARVVDVRGRNWMDTERVLSVDEIGNFSLAVPKARIVVTESAVSPEELITPDKKLKYPGLYFEISRLRSANGQAIAALAGTIGAKSLLFGSGAPLKEVTPALLKLKHAALAPKEKAAIAWQNAARILKLPLN
- a CDS encoding AraC family transcriptional regulator, yielding MQSFRADSTERMALFKELQADIFSVTANHFAASPGEQTNLHLHPDRWHITYTVRGKGACLAGGRKYNLRPGLVHVVYPNEIHKYRADVKTPYTIYFLHINCDGPVAEIFPRAIAARRLSRNTLRIFGQLTRLCHSVPPKRCSLRKHALLGVLLADLLELDEAPEPRGQIAARSRSEQAGFKDILEQLRMPPFRYPGINRMAAQLNMSRRSFTAYFRKLAGMSARAYYLQYRMSHARMLLAAGELRVKEVARRCGYSNSQNFIRSYKKYGVSK
- a CDS encoding LacI family DNA-binding transcriptional regulator; its protein translation is MKKSAKKRSRPETPGKVSEIAERFGLSRVTVSYILNDRWAARGISRATAEKVLDYVREVGFRPNLLGLALRGKTVKEIAVLIPARPVDHHKNAFFSLVERLEQTRKTYIVLPFGNDNMADTVQFLKIYRVEKLIVFSAGINKDNLGSWVRFFGSVPRAACMLYDFPFPAVNPDALLLSGKSAVVGFDRARARKQALDFMIAAGYKRLILPKGFFETIPEKYYPRGGIRAEFYELASDGLTPLFKRGELAAERLLSFARHGLPKAVYVNDDRVAAGMIHRLREKGVRVPGQLAFISWDGLPESLYFEVPLTAVVVPHEAMLARVFAWLEGREKPRLTRISTRIREEASLPAIARSG
- a CDS encoding DNA-binding transcriptional regulator, translating into MTRKVGIRLYMEFEHNRRLLEGILHYIRGGAQWQIAANPFASHHWPEILKQCDGAILQVYEKPLATVVNQMDIPMVSVVNSAFTPGLPAIINDDFAVGKMAAEYLLGLNCRAFGFVGFYHPREWSHERGIGFAEGLKKSGVACRSLSPPGTGRTPFKYLWTAAGLKKWLKSLPPRTGIFAATDFVGVMVIDACRELGLAVPEDMGVIGVDNNVMLCEMASVPLTSIATDAPRLGFEAAQMLDLMMKGKEPRPRRIKLPPLDIVIRRSTEFFAIDDPVLAKAMQFIAANCQKHIGVEDVLKAAPLLCRRNLERRFRDKLSSSIHAAIIRARIDRTKRLLAETNRGINLVAEQAGFSDAKKLNGHFRKATGLTPTAYRKKCSLP